The Juglans microcarpa x Juglans regia isolate MS1-56 chromosome 2S, Jm3101_v1.0, whole genome shotgun sequence genome has a window encoding:
- the LOC121251799 gene encoding uncharacterized protein LOC121251799: MSTSPTHSEQPSQNPNAMIIEESESNRLGSHTQSPETIALVEPPDPHLDDPIPNQPNPIQDDPEPISALTPRISDPPTSRRAPKRKKNANKRRLARQKSQKKFRTLVETLKPIPFVPSKTLDFQSHEELLKRLGLWEFVHIDFDKTLRADLLAELVASYNSQNRCSYVNSARINVNRADLARALKLPLPVKKSSPLLETAVESPDSIAFIEDFVSNWMLLHEDTWMMPKEVLNWTKMIKEGHFEKVEWAGLIWFMVEKELLQAPRLANCYYASHLQYLIRSQKDDLLKEEPKLDQVDVEVEEEEDEEDMDVSGDVKLATVEDYLGHESGDVKIDASEDSRGHELGDVKVDAVEDSRGNELGDMKTGAVEDSWEHECGNVKMAEGEDSGGHAFRDVDLGVGEDSQGHELRDVKMDAVEESRGHELGDVKMAVVEDSRVHELEEHSIELSLGQDNVERVEEKVDSVEIDKERVGDEDVMDFDGCREEYKDEEEGGAWLLDRKSNMGVVGEPFFRRCSVGEIKGLDCDEEKREEAGEEAEEGEDEGQEEEEEGEQEVGGFHLSPKCNPLDGLASRSLIQAMEAAQMPFSTGLELRDHSAGDFLSSRVDNGMIAGSSSLFGNTNKKGLDHENDGIHHSLNGGHKRLRSDGPWDGKEADFDMCMEQVQHWVGKARMMYAAKEQACEEATVNQQILLNELEQRDRIIEHIRTAKYEEQQKKQVEVYRLDRELCMMANLLEGYRKALKESDRAFAEYRSRFPQPEEPLYKDVPGSGGLVLSTFELEKQRLKQAEEDRITRLVIEKKFKDVEAEVNSKFEAHFQGVDLLGNRLLDVENGVKVLKESIAKRKVSETSEGTPDE, from the coding sequence ATGAGTACTTCTCCCACTCATTCCGAGCAACCCTCCCAAAACCCTAACGCCATGATCATTGAAGAATCGGAATCAAATCGTCTAGGCTCTCATACCCAATCCCCCGAAACCATAGCCCTTGTTGAACCACCAGATCCCCACCTAGACGATCCTATCCCTAATCAGCCTAACCCAATCCAAGACGACCCTGAACCAATCTCAGCTCTAACTCCCCGAATCTCCGACCCTCCCACCTCTCGCCGAGCACCTAAGCGCAAGAAGAATGCCAATAAGCGCCGTCTCGCCCGGCAGAAGTCCCAGAAGAAGTTCCGAACCCTCGTAGAAACCCTCAAGCCCATCCCTTTTGTCCCCTCCAAAACCCTAGACTTCCAAAGCCACGAGGAACTTCTGAAGCGGCTTGGGCTATGGGAGTTTGTCCACATCGATTTCGACAAGACCCTCCGAGCCGATCTCCTCGCCGAGCTGGTCGCCAGTTACAACTCGCAGAATCGGTGTAGCTATGTGAATTCCGCTCGAATCAACGTCAACCGAGCTGATTTGGCTCGCGCATTGAAGTTGCCGTTGCCCGTGAAGAAGAGTTCACCGCTGCTGGAAACTGCCGTGGAATCACCGGATTCTATCGCGTTTATCGAGGATTTCGTGTCGAATTGGATGCTTTTGCATGAGGATACGTGGATGATGCCGAAAGAGGTGTTGAATTGGACCAAGATGATCAAGGAAGGACATTTTGAGAAGGTAGAATGGGCTGGTTTAATATGGTTCATGGTTGAGAAGGAGCTACTGCAAGCCCCGAGGCTGGCCAATTGTTACTACGCCTCTCATTTACAGTATCTAATAAGATCACAGAAAGATGATTTGCTGAAGGAAGAGCCTAAATTGGACCAGGTTGAtgtggaggtggaggaggaggaagacgAGGAGGATATGGATGTTAGTGGGGACGTGAAGTTGGCTACGGTTGAAGATTATCTTGGGCACGAATCGGGGGATGTGAAGATTGATGCAAGTGAAGATTCTCGGGGGCACGAATTGGGGGATGTGAAGGTGGATGCAGTTGAAGATTCTCGGGGGAACGAACTGGGGGATATGAAGACTGGCGCGGTTGAAGATTCTTGGGAGCACGAATGTGGCAATGTGAAGATGGCTGAGGGTGAGGATTCTGGAGGGCATGCATTTAGGGATGTGGACCTAGGTGTGGGTGAGGATTCTCAGGGGCACGAATTGCGAGATGTGAAGATGGATGCTGTTGAGGAATCTCGAGGGCACGAGCTGGGGGATGTGAAGATGGCTGTGGTTGAAGACTCTCGGGTGCACGAATTGGAGGAGCATAGTATTGAATTGAGTCTCGGGCAAGACAATGTGGAGAGAGTTGAAGAGAAGGTGGACAGTGTTGAGATTGACAAGGAGCGTGTTGGGGATGAGGATGTTATGGATTTTGATGGATGTAGGGAGGAGTATAAGGATGAGGAAGAAGGTGGGGCATGGCTTTTGGATAGGAAGAGCAATATGGGCGTTGTAGGCGAGCCATTTTTCAGGCGGTGTAGTGTTGGTGAAATTAAGGGCTTGGATTGTGatgaggaaaagagagaagaagcgGGAGAAGAAGCGGAAGAAGGAGAGGATGAAGgacaagaggaagaagaagaaggagaacaGGAGGTTGGTGGGTTTCATCTTTCGCCGAAGTGCAACCCGCTTGATGGGTTGGCTTCACGGAGTCTGATTCAGGCAATGGAAGCGGCCCAAATGCCTTTTAGCACAGGATTGGAACTCCGTGATCACTCAGCAGGGGATTTTTTGTCATCTAGGGTGGATAATGGGATGATTGCTGGTAGTTCATCGCTTTTTGGTAATACTAACAAGAAAGGGCTTGATCATGAGAACGATGGCATTCATCACTCTCTTAATGGTGGTCATAAGAGGTTGAGGAGTGATGGGCCATGGGATGGAAAAGAGGCTGACTTTGATATGTGTATGGAGCAAGTACAGCATTGGGTTGGTAAAGCTAGAATGATGTATGCTGCCAAAGAACAGGCTTGTGAGGAAGCTACCGTGAATCAGCAGATCTTACTGAATGAGTTGGAGCAGCGGGATCGTATAATTGAACACATTCGAACGGCTAAGTATGAAGAGCAACAGAAGAAACAGGTGGAGGTGTATCGACTCGACCGTGAACTCTGTATGATGGCAAATCTGTTGGAGGGATATAGGAAGGCGCTGAAGGAATCTGATAGGGCATTTGCTGAATACAGATCACGCTTCCCACAGCCTGAAGAGCCACTTTACAAGGATGTTCCTGGCTCTGGAGGTCTTGTACTGAGCACCTTTGAACTGGAAAAGCAACGGTTAAAACAAGCAGAAGAAGACAGGATAACCCGTTTGGTGATTGAGAAGAAGTTTAAAGACGTTGAAGCAGAAGTGAATAGTAAATTTGAAGCACATTTTCAAGGGGTTGATTTGCTTGGGAATAGGTTGCTGGACGTTGAGAATGGAGTAAAAGTACTCAAGGAATCCATTGCAAAACGTAAGGTTTCGGAAACATCAGAAGGGACTCCCGATGAATGA
- the LOC121251796 gene encoding pentatricopeptide repeat-containing protein At1g06270: MTPNMVTGAAKLYRSGPLFHYCLFRFTSLHRYSSLPPVEEALKAAVEVKMYQKIPDLLSSKEAVKNPNPFSFLSTFPRNIRMQIIDEILQSFIPLRPRFRPRIAYACLLSYTLQSPKPLPLALAILQRMLYSGCIPVPQIHLLLSSAWLERRCQSECVPNILLEMQSIGYRPDCGTCNYLISSLCRVDQLVEAVKVLKGMVGAGCVPDLESYDIVIGAMSTVRKTNDATDMLKEMVAKMGLMPRQATVVKVAVALRANREIWKAVEMIEFLEREGTAVGFDSYEVVVEGCLECSEYILAGKVAMVMAERGFLPHIKVRQKVVERLAGIGEWELACTVRQRFSELRS, encoded by the coding sequence ATGACCCCAAATATGGTAACTGGAGCAGCAAAACTTTACAGATCTGGTCCTCTTTTTCATTATTGTCTCTTCCGATTTACTTCGCTTCACCGATACTCCTCACTCCCACCAGTAGAAGAAGCTTTAAAAGCTGCAGTTGAAGTCAAAATGTACCAAAAGATTCCTGACCTTCTTTCTTCAAAAGAAGCCGTCAAAAATCCAAATCCATTCTCGTTCCTCTCGACTTTTCCTCGGAACATCAGAATGCAAATCATTGATGAAATTTTGCAGTCTTTTATCCCTCTTAGACCTCGCTTTCGTCCCCGGATAGCCTATGCATGTCTTCTTTCGTACACACTCCAAAGCCCCAAACCCCTCCCTCTTGCACTTGCCATTCTTCAAAGAATGCTTTACTCTGGTTGCATCCCTGTCCCGCAAATTCATCTCCTCCTCTCTTCAGCATGGCTGGAACGCCGATGCCAATCTGAATGTGTCCCTAACATCCTATTGGAGATGCAATCAATCGGATATCGTCCTGACTGTGGCACATGTAATTATCTGATATCATCTCTCTGCCGTGTTGATCAATTGGTGGAGGCAGTTAAAGTTTTGAAGGGCATGGTTGGGGCCGGATGTGTTCCTGATTTGGAGAGTTATGACATCGTGATTGGTGCAATGTCTACCGTCAGAAAAACTAACGATGCCACAGATATGCTGAAGGAAATGGTGGCGAAAATGGGATTGATGCCAAGGCAGGCAACGGTGGTGAAGGTAGCAGTAGCATTGCGGGCAAACAGAGAGATATGGAAAGCAGTTGAGATGATTGAGTTCTTGGAGAGAGAGGGTACTGCTGTTGGGTTTGACAGCTATGAGGTTGTCGTTGAGGGTTGTTTGGAGTGTAGCGAGTATATTTTGGCTGGAAAGGTTGCGATGGTTATGGCAGAGAGAGGTTTTTTACCACATATCAAGGTCAGGCAAAAGGTGGTTGAGAGGCTTGCTGGTATTGGGGAATGGGAGCTTGCTTGTACTGTTAGGCAAAGATTCTCAGAGTTAAGGTCTTAG
- the LOC121251795 gene encoding ervatamin-B-like gives METPTSALRSATLKLLILWILWMPLRACSEKYRQPVHDDPKSMRERYESWVEMHGRRYSSKQEWEMRFGIYQFNVQFIDSINSQNLSFQLVDNRFADMTNEEFRANYLGFRAMPLWHQKKKTNFSYDKSIDLPNSVDWRKKGAVTPIKDQGQCGSCWAFSSVAAVEGINKIKTGKLKSLSEQELMDCDFNTWNQGCDGGYMEKAFAFIKKNGGLTTEENYPYKGSHGTCKKAKEKKGAVKISGYEKVPANNEKKLQAAVAHQPVSVAVDASSPEFQFYSKGIFSGHCGTELDHGVAAVGYGEEGGNKYWLVKNSWGTGWGESGYIKLRRNLKNKHGTCGIAMEASYPLKK, from the exons ATGGAGACTCCTACTTCGGCATTAAGAAGTGCGACCctcaaacttttgattttatggATTCTATGGATGCCATTAAGGGCATGTTCTGAGAAGTACAGGCAACCAGTACATGATGATCCAAAATCAATGAGAGAGAGGTATGAAAGCTGGGTGGAAATGCATGGCCGAAGATACAGCAGTAAACAGGAATGGGAAATGCGTTTTGGAATTTACCAATTTAACGTCCAGTTCATTGACAGCATCAATTCTCAGAATTTGTCATTCCAGCTTGTTGATAATAGATTTGCAGATATGACAAACGAGGAGTTTAGAGCTAACTACCTGGGATTTAGAGCCATGCCCTTGTggcatcaaaagaaaaagacaaacttCAGCTATGACAAAAGTATCGATTTGCCAAATAGCGTGGACTGGAGAAAGAAAGGCGCTGTTACTCCAATTAAGGATCAAGGCCAATGTG GTAGTTGTTGGGCATTCTCTTCAGTGGCAGCTGTGGAAGgtatcaacaaaatcaaaacaggAAAGCTGAAATCTCTATCAGAACAAGAGCTTATGGACTGTGATTTCAACACCTGGAATCAAGGCTGCGATGGTGGATACATGGAGAAAGCATTTGCATTCATAAAAAAGAATGGTGGACTCACCACAGAAGAAAACTACCCTTACAAAGGATCACATGGCACCTGTAAGaaagccaaagaaaaaaaaggtgcaGTGAAAATAAGTGGCTATGAGAAGGTACCTGCCAATAATGAGAAAAAACTGCAAGCAGCAGTTGCTCACCAACCAGTATCTGTAGCTGTAGATGCTTCTAGTCCGGAATTTCAATTCTATTCTAAAGGTATATTTAGTGGCCACTGTGGAACTGAACTTGATCATGGAGTCGCAGCAGTTGGCTATGGAGAAGAAGGTGGTAACAAGTACTGGCTGGTGAAGAATTCATGGGGCACTGGCTGGGGTGAATCTGGTTATATAAAGTTGAGGCGTAATCTAAAAAATAAGCATGGTACTTGCGGCATTGCCATGGAGGCTAGCTACCCTCTTAAGAAATGA